One part of the Arabidopsis thaliana chromosome 1 sequence genome encodes these proteins:
- a CDS encoding Protein with RING/U-box and TRAF-like domain (Protein with RING/U-box and TRAF-like domains; FUNCTIONS IN: ubiquitin-protein ligase activity, zinc ion binding; INVOLVED IN: multicellular organismal development, protein ubiquitination, ubiquitin-dependent protein catabolic process; LOCATED IN: nucleus; EXPRESSED IN: 19 plant structures; EXPRESSED DURING: 11 growth stages; CONTAINS InterPro DOMAIN/s: TRAF-like (InterPro:IPR008974), Seven-in-absentia protein, TRAF-like domain (InterPro:IPR018121), Zinc finger, SIAH-type (InterPro:IPR013010), Zinc finger, RING-type (InterPro:IPR001841), Seven In Absentia Homolog-type (InterPro:IPR013323), Seven-in-absentia protein, sina (InterPro:IPR004162); BEST Arabidopsis thaliana protein match is: Protein with RING/U-box and TRAF-like domains (TAIR:AT1G66630.1); Has 28753 Blast hits to 7463 proteins in 934 species: Archae - 15; Bacteria - 1358; Metazoa - 12473; Fungi - 3158; Plants - 1935; Viruses - 817; Other Eukaryotes - 8997 (source: NCBI BLink).), translated as MSGEASTSRRKRQRVPSSVESVENGGGDAVARSGTLFELDLLDCPICCHALTSPIFQCDNGHIACSSCCTKLRNKCPSCALPIGNFRSRIMERVVEAVMVTCPNVKHGCTEKFSYGKELIHEKDCRFALCYCPAPNCNYSGVYKDLYSHFYVNHYDTWNQIGCGNFAGAWLRISEKILVLQYGQGPLIAVQCFKETQGMYVTVNCIAPCAPGVGELSFELSYKMPMGGNSTMMFKSEEMNRIQKVSFQTPEKDFMLVPYYFLGDFSTLKMEICIRKLKKDEEEADEDEESEEEEDDDDDDDDDDEEEDADEEE; from the exons ATGTCCGGAGAAGCTTCGACCAGCCGCCGTAAGAGGCAACGTGTTCCTTCCAGTGTTGAATCCGTAGAAAATGGCGGAGGCGATGCGGTGGCGCGATCTGGGACATTGTTCGAGCTAGATCTACTCGATTGTCCCATTTGTTGTCACGCACTCACGTCTCCTATCTTCCAG TGTGACAATGGACATATagcttgttcttcttgttgtaCTAAACTGAGGAACAAATGCCCTTCTTGCGCTTTGCCGATTGGTAACTTTCGATCTAGGATAATGGAGAGAGTTGTTGAAGCAGTCATGGTCACATGCCCAAATGTGAAACATGGTTGCACTGAGAAGTTTTCTTATGGGAAAGAGTTGATCCATGAGAAGGATTGCAGGTTCGCTTTGTGCTACTGTCCTGCACCAAACTGCAACTATTCGGGGGTGTATAAGGATCTCTACAGTCACTTCTACGTTAACCACTATGACACATGGAATCAAATCGGGTGTGGCAATTTCGCTGGTGCATGGCTACGTATCAGTGAGAAGATTTTGGTCCTTCAATATGGACAGGGTCCCTTGATTGCGGTTCAGTGTTTCAAGGAGACACAAGGAATGTATGTGACTGTGAACTGTATAGCACCTTGTGCTCCAGGAGTTGGGGAGTTATCCTTTGAGCTCTCGTACAAGATGCCGATGGGAGGTAACAGCACTATGATGTTTAAGTCAGAGGAGATGAATAGGATTCAGAAAGTGAGTTTCCAAACTCCGGAGAAGGACTTCATGTTAGTTCCTTATTATTTCTTGGGTGATTTCTCTACATTGAAGATGGAAATTTGCATACGcaagttaaaaaaagatgaagaagaagctgatgaagatgaagaatctgaagaagaagaagatgatgatgatgatgatgatgatgatgatgaagaagaagatgctgatgaagaagagtaa
- a CDS encoding Protein with RING/U-box and TRAF-like domain (Protein with RING/U-box and TRAF-like domains; FUNCTIONS IN: ubiquitin-protein ligase activity, zinc ion binding; INVOLVED IN: multicellular organismal development, ubiquitin-dependent protein catabolic process, protein ubiquitination; LOCATED IN: nucleus; CONTAINS InterPro DOMAIN/s: TRAF-like (InterPro:IPR008974), Zinc finger, SIAH-type (InterPro:IPR013010), Seven-in-absentia protein, TRAF-like domain (InterPro:IPR018121), Zinc finger, RING-type (InterPro:IPR001841), Seven In Absentia Homolog-type (InterPro:IPR013323), Seven-in-absentia protein, sina (InterPro:IPR004162); BEST Arabidopsis thaliana protein match is: Protein with RING/U-box and TRAF-like domains (TAIR:AT1G66620.1); Has 1705 Blast hits to 1696 proteins in 709 species: Archae - 0; Bacteria - 0; Metazoa - 1145; Fungi - 28; Plants - 467; Viruses - 0; Other Eukaryotes - 65 (source: NCBI BLink).), with product MENITNNSERSLDRPKRQRPVSMENVGGTASGSEVARSATLLELDLLDCPICYHKLGAPIYQCDNGHIACSSCCKKVKYKCPYCSLRIGFFRSRILEKIVEAVVVSCPNAKYGCTEKIPYDNESESAHERVCEFTLCYCPEPECKYTGVYTDLYRHYHAEHKTDHSWFKCGEYNNAWLHVTGEKLSFLVLQEYEDGPLVVVQCSMESHGICVTVNCIAPCAPGVGEFSCHLIYRNGSEKITFESKKMNKIQKVSPENHVANYKPIPYYLRGEASNFMSIPYYLLDEASILKMQICIRRSGEEV from the exons ATGGAAAACATCACGAATAACTCCGAGCGATCCCTCGACCGTCCAAAGAGGCAAAGACCTGTCTCCATGGAGAATGTTGGAGGAACGGCGAGTGGAAGTGAGGTGGCACGATCAGCAACACTGTTGGAGCTTGATCTTCTGGACTGTCCCATCTGCTACCACAAACTTGGGGCTCCTATCTATCAg tGTGACAATGGACATATAGCATGTTCTTCTTGCTGTAAAAAGGTGAAGTACAAATGCCCTTACTGTAGTTTGCGGATTGGTTTTTTTCGATCTAGAATACTGGAAAAAATTGTAGAAGCAGTCGTTGTCTCATGCCCAAACGCCAAATATGGCTGCACCGAGAAGATTCCATATGACAATGAATCAGAATCAGCCCATGAGAGGGTATGCGAGTTCACTCTTTGCTACTGCCCTGAACCAGAGTGCAAGTACACCGGCGTGTACACAGATCTCTACCGTCATTACCATGCTGAACACAAGACTGATCACTCATGGTTCAAGTGTGGCGAGTACAATAACGCGTGGTTACACGTCACCGGTGAAAAATTAAGCTTTTTAGTCCTTCAAGAATATGAAGATGGTCCATTGGTTGTTGTTCAATGTTCGATGGAGTCTCATGGAATATGTGTGACTGTGAACTGTATAGCACCTTGTGCTCCAGGAGTTGGAGAATTCTCTTGCCATCTCATCTACCGGAACGGAAGTGAAAAGATTACGTTTGAATCCAAGAAGATGAATAAGATTCAAAAAGTGAGCCCTGAAAATCATGTGGCGAATTACAAGCCGATTCCTTACTATTTACGTGGTGAAGCCTCTAATTTCATGTCGATTCCTTACTATTTACTTGATGAAGCCTCTATATTGAAGATGCAAATTTGCATTCGCCGATCAGGAGAAGAAGTATAA
- a CDS encoding RNI-like superfamily protein (RNI-like superfamily protein; CONTAINS InterPro DOMAIN/s: FBD (InterPro:IPR013596), FBD-like (InterPro:IPR006566), Leucine-rich repeat 2 (InterPro:IPR013101); BEST Arabidopsis thaliana protein match is: F-box/RNI-like superfamily protein (TAIR:AT1G66320.1); Has 817 Blast hits to 803 proteins in 11 species: Archae - 0; Bacteria - 0; Metazoa - 0; Fungi - 0; Plants - 817; Viruses - 0; Other Eukaryotes - 0 (source: NCBI BLink).): MDEDGEKHVLTKRSSSPELSDKRSGDEGDWRRIPEWRHLWKYVPRLDLDEADFTQFDTLVSFIDSFLSVNRESSLNKFKLRIYCNHDRDKETNNAHMARWISAIFEQNVQHVDRTWLPVEVPPILYLCESLVTLRLCGVVLANLEFMYLPLVKVLALEWVIFANELALEKLISGCLVLESLSFCKCSLDNVNVLRVRSQSLLSFNYYGPSSRDLHFKDLVVTIDAPKLEILKLSHQANIKVEFNFCVGKKFNPNDLSKRKMILHFLVAISRVKNMTIAASTLEIIYDYSRCEPVPLFRDISLLRVEFYQDRWEILPFFLESCPNVKSLVVESDYYTKERTSILSRPRRLLSSLEYVKIKSSWDKLEMKLVSYFIENSPILKKVTLCLDGCSRKESVILRELLTIPRLSSSCQVVVL; encoded by the exons ATGGACGAAGACGGAGAGAAACATGTTCTTACCAAACGATCATCTTCTCCTGAGTTATCCGACAAAAGATCTGGTGATGAAGGTGATTGG CGTCGTATCCCCGAATGGAGACATCTATGGAAGTATGTTCCTAGATTAGATTTGGATGAAGCTGATTTCACACAATTCGATACTCTTGTGAGTTTTATCGATAGCTTTCTGAGTGTCAACCGTGAGTCATCCTTAAACAAGTTTAAGTTAAGAATCTATTGCAATCATGATCGTGATAAGGAGACTAATAATGCTCATATGGCGCGGTGGATCAGCGCAATCTTTGAGCAGAACGTTCAGCATGTCGATCGTACATGGCTTCCAGTGGAGGTACCTCCTATACTCTACTTATGTGAGAGTTTGGTAACTTTAAGGCTTTGTGGCGTAGTCTTGGCAAATCTTGAGTTTATGTACTTACCGCTTGTCAAAGTCCTCGCTCTAGAATGGGTTATATTTGCAAATGAATTGGCTTTGGAAAAGCTTATCTCAGGTTGTCTAGTTCTCGAAAGCTTAAGTTTTTGCAAATGTTCATTAGACAATGTAAACGTTTTACGTGTGAGATCTCAGTCTCTATTGAGCTTCAACTATTATGGCCCTAGTTCCCGTGATCTTCATTTTAAAGATCTAGTGGTTACTATTGATGCCCCAAAGCTTGAGATCCTCAAGCTCTCTCATCAA GCAAATATCAAGGTTGAGTTTAACTTTTGTGTGGGGAAAAAGTTTAATCCGAATGATCtgtcaaagagaaaaatgattcttcattttcttgtcgCCATCTCTCGTGTCAAAAATATGACCATCGCTGCATCTACTCTTGAG ATCATTTATGATTACTCAAGATGTGAACCGGTTCCCTTATTTCGTGACATATCTTTGCTGCGTGTTGAATTCTATCAGGACAGATGGGAAATATTGCCATTTTTTCTTGAGAGCTGCCCGAATGTGAAATCTCTTGTCGTG GAATCTGATTATTATACAAAGGAGAGAACTAGTATCTTATCTCGACCTCGGCGTCTCCTATCATCTCTCGAGTATGTTAAGATAAAATCGTCATGGGACAAGTTGGAGATGAAATTAGTGAGTTACTTCATTGAGAACTCACCAATCCTCAAGAAAGTCACTCTATGTTTGGATGGTTGTTCCAGAAAGGAATCTGTCATCCTCAGAGAACTGCTTACCATTCCTAGACTCTCTAGCTCATGCCAAGTTGTCGTCCTCTGA
- a CDS encoding Protein with RING/U-box and TRAF-like domain (Protein with RING/U-box and TRAF-like domains; FUNCTIONS IN: ubiquitin-protein ligase activity, zinc ion binding; INVOLVED IN: multicellular organismal development, protein ubiquitination, ubiquitin-dependent protein catabolic process; LOCATED IN: intracellular, nucleus; EXPRESSED IN: 8 plant structures; EXPRESSED DURING: 4 anthesis, F mature embryo stage, petal differentiation and expansion stage, E expanded cotyledon stage, D bilateral stage; CONTAINS InterPro DOMAIN/s: Zinc finger, C2H2-like (InterPro:IPR015880), TRAF-like (InterPro:IPR008974), Seven-in-absentia protein, TRAF-like domain (InterPro:IPR018121), Zinc finger, SIAH-type (InterPro:IPR013010), Seven In Absentia Homolog-type (InterPro:IPR013323), Seven-in-absentia protein, sina (InterPro:IPR004162); BEST Arabidopsis thaliana protein match is: Protein with RING/U-box and TRAF-like domains (TAIR:AT5G37930.1); Has 1538 Blast hits to 1533 proteins in 685 species: Archae - 0; Bacteria - 0; Metazoa - 1019; Fungi - 2; Plants - 466; Viruses - 2; Other Eukaryotes - 49 (source: NCBI BLink).): protein MTKLGRRNDGGGKSHRSSTKRQRRTSVSVDDPSPGEEEEKTLVVLTDDSDSEEDDKPLGDVLRTCRKRRVSSPKSVTLPNSNVLECPNCFDPLKKPIFQCNNGHLACFLCCIKLKKRCSFCKLPIGDVRCRAMEKVIKAGLVSCSNAIYGCKQSTTYGNQLQSHEKVCVFAPCSCPIKDCNYIGFYKDLINHFRATHKVSPGDINSFVFDRPVIFGLDLDSSDKMVIFVEEKQGNLFVVQGFIGSHGVYATVSHIAPMVPEVRKFSCSLARLRPYSTLRLGLEVKNIQKLRSQEEQPQEDFLLIPSYMVNGDHMKMEISIGDKNDYTHI from the exons atGACGAAATTGGGAAGACGCAACGACGGAGGAGGAAAAAGCCACCGTAGCTCAACGAAGAGGCAACGGCGTACTTCTGTTTCCGTCGACGACCCTAGTCccggggaagaagaagagaaaacccTTGTGGTGCTTACCGATGATAGCGATTCTGAGGAGGATGATAAACCGCTCGGAGATGTTCTtcgaacatgcagaaaacgGAGGGTTTCATCACCCAAATCCGTAACTCTCCCGAATTCGAATGTTCTTGAATGTCCCAATTGCTTCGACCCATTGAAAAAACCAATCTTTCAg TGTAATAATGGGCATCTAGCGTGTTTCTTGTGCTGCAtcaaattgaagaagagatgctCGTTCTGCAAATTGCCTATAGGGGATGTTCGATGCAGAGCCATGGAGAAGGTTATAAAAGCAGGGTTAGTCTCATGTTCAAATGCAATATACGGGTGTAAACAGAGCACCACGTATGGAAATCAACTGCAAAGCCATGagaaagtttgtgtttttgcgCCATGTTCATGTCCCATAAAAGATTGTAACTACATTGGCTTCTACAAGGATCTCATCAACCACTTTCGCGCTACACACAAAGTGAGTCCGGGTGATATCAACTCGTTTGTGTTCGACCGTCCTGTAATCTTTGGCTTGGATCTGGACAGCAGTGATAAGATGGTCATTTTTGTAGAAGAGAAACAAGGGAATCTGTTTGTAGTTCAAGGTTTCATCGGATCACACGGGGTGTATGCGACGGTCAGCCATATTGCACCTATGGTTCCCGAAGTGCGCAAATTCTCCTGCAGTCTAGCTAGACTCAGACCGTATAGCACACTAAGACTTGGATTGGAGGTGAAGAATATACAGAAATTGAGATCTCAAGAAGAGCAGCCTCAGGAGGACTTCTTGTTGATTCCATCTTATATGGTGAATGGTGATCACATGAAGATGGAGATTTCCATTGGCGATAAAAATGACTATACTCATATCTGA
- a CDS encoding Protein with RING/U-box and TRAF-like domain (Protein with RING/U-box and TRAF-like domains; FUNCTIONS IN: ubiquitin-protein ligase activity, zinc ion binding; INVOLVED IN: multicellular organismal development, ubiquitin-dependent protein catabolic process, protein ubiquitination; LOCATED IN: nucleus; EXPRESSED IN: 22 plant structures; EXPRESSED DURING: 13 growth stages; CONTAINS InterPro DOMAIN/s: TRAF-like (InterPro:IPR008974), Seven-in-absentia protein, TRAF-like domain (InterPro:IPR018121), Zinc finger, SIAH-type (InterPro:IPR013010), Seven In Absentia Homolog-type (InterPro:IPR013323), Seven-in-absentia protein, sina (InterPro:IPR004162); BEST Arabidopsis thaliana protein match is: Protein with RING/U-box and TRAF-like domains (TAIR:AT1G66650.1); Has 17854 Blast hits to 8977 proteins in 1053 species: Archae - 39; Bacteria - 468; Metazoa - 8726; Fungi - 1451; Plants - 1102; Viruses - 548; Other Eukaryotes - 5520 (source: NCBI BLink).), translating into MARSGGNDGHRAGDSRLSKRQRLPPSPDESEEELDPELFEEPSNLEGYEDGEFEEDEEEFEEEEEELEEEEDEEEEEEENVTTDEQSGSPKSSQPVKLQSSDVLDCPTCCEPLKRPIYQCSNGHLACSSCCQKLNKKCSFCRCNIGDIRCRAMEKVIEASIVPCPNAKHGCKETTTYCNQSSHEKVCKFVRCSCPVSNCNYVSSYSNLKSHACSTAHVWGEDDIHFQLVIDRPRIFNMNLGRKKTVVFKEEKEGDLIVVQAFKGLEGVYVTVNRIAHMAPGIRDLSCSLAKLNEYSTLRSGSLVKKIQKVREKMHLEDDLMWIPPKMLSGDHWKMQICIAYGYKFIHI; encoded by the exons ATGGCAAGATCTGGAGGAAACGACGGACATAGAGCCGGCGACAGTCGTCTCTCGAAGAGGCAACGACTTCCTCCTTCTCCCGATGAATCTGAAGAGGAATTAGACCCAGAGTTGTTCGAAGAGCCAAGTAATTTAGAAGGATACGAAGATGGAGAAttcgaagaagatgaagaagaattcgaagaagaagaagaagaattagaagaggaagaagacgaagaagaagaagaagaagaaaacgttaCTACTGATGAACAATCTGGAAGTCCTAAATCATCCCAACCGGTGAAGCTTCAGAGCTCAGATGTTCTCGATTGTCCTACTTGTTGTGAACCACTCAAGAGACCAATCTAtcag TGTAGTAATGGGCATCTAGCTTGTTCGTCATGCTGCCAAAAATTGAACAAGAAATGCTCGTTCTGTAGATGTAACATCGGGGATATACGATGCAGAGCGATGGAGAAGGTTATCGAAGCATCTATAGTCCCGTGTCCAAATGCGAAACACGGGTGTAAAGAAACCACCACGTATTGTAATCAGTCAAGCCATGAGAAGGTTTGCAAGTTTGTCCGATGTTCTTGCCCTGTATCGAACTGCAACTACGTGAGTTCATACTCGAATCTCAAAAGCCATGCTTGTAGTACTGCACACGTTTGGGGTGAAGACGACATCCACTTCCAGTTAGTGATTGACCGTCCTAGAATTTTTAACATGAACCTTGGTAGGAAGAAGACGGTTGTATttaaggaagagaaagagggtgatttgattgttgttcAGGCTTTCAAGGGATTGGAAGGTGTTTATGTGACTGTCAACCGTATTGCACATATGGCTCCGGGAATACGTGACTTGTCATGTAGTTTGGCTAAGCTCAACGAGTATAGCACACTAAGGAGTGGATCGTTGGTGAAGAAAATtcagaaagtgagagagaaaatgcATCTTGAAGATGACTTGATGTGGATACCGCCTAAAATGTTGAGCGGTGACCACTGGAAGATGCAGATTTGCATTGCCTATggatataaatttattcacATCTGA
- a CDS encoding Protein with RING/U-box and TRAF-like domain (Protein with RING/U-box and TRAF-like domains; FUNCTIONS IN: ubiquitin-protein ligase activity, zinc ion binding; INVOLVED IN: multicellular organismal development, protein ubiquitination, ubiquitin-dependent protein catabolic process; LOCATED IN: nucleus; EXPRESSED IN: 22 plant structures; EXPRESSED DURING: 13 growth stages; CONTAINS InterPro DOMAIN/s: TRAF-like (InterPro:IPR008974), Seven-in-absentia protein, TRAF-like domain (InterPro:IPR018121), Zinc finger, SIAH-type (InterPro:IPR013010), Seven In Absentia Homolog-type (InterPro:IPR013323), Seven-in-absentia protein, sina (InterPro:IPR004162); BEST Arabidopsis thaliana protein match is: Protein with RING/U-box and TRAF-like domains (TAIR:AT1G66650.1); Has 1318 Blast hits to 1315 proteins in 668 species: Archae - 0; Bacteria - 0; Metazoa - 882; Fungi - 0; Plants - 429; Viruses - 0; Other Eukaryotes - 7 (source: NCBI BLink).) encodes MFSIVLLVVNHSRDQSIRCNIGDIRCRAMEKVIEASIVPCPNAKHGCKETTTYCNQSSHEKVCKFVRCSCPVSNCNYVSSYSNLKSHACSTAHVWGEDDIHFQLVIDRPRIFNMNLGRKKTVVFKEEKEGDLIVVQAFKGLEGVYVTVNRIAHMAPGIRDLSCSLAKLNEYSTLRSGSLVKKIQKVREKMHLEDDLMWIPPKMLSGDHWKMQICIAYGYKFIHI; translated from the exons ATGTTCTCGATTGTCCTACTTGTTGTGAACCACTCAAGAGACCAATCTAtcag ATGTAACATCGGGGATATACGATGCAGAGCGATGGAGAAGGTTATCGAAGCATCTATAGTCCCGTGTCCAAATGCGAAACACGGGTGTAAAGAAACCACCACGTATTGTAATCAGTCAAGCCATGAGAAGGTTTGCAAGTTTGTCCGATGTTCTTGCCCTGTATCGAACTGCAACTACGTGAGTTCATACTCGAATCTCAAAAGCCATGCTTGTAGTACTGCACACGTTTGGGGTGAAGACGACATCCACTTCCAGTTAGTGATTGACCGTCCTAGAATTTTTAACATGAACCTTGGTAGGAAGAAGACGGTTGTATttaaggaagagaaagagggtgatttgattgttgttcAGGCTTTCAAGGGATTGGAAGGTGTTTATGTGACTGTCAACCGTATTGCACATATGGCTCCGGGAATACGTGACTTGTCATGTAGTTTGGCTAAGCTCAACGAGTATAGCACACTAAGGAGTGGATCGTTGGTGAAGAAAATtcagaaagtgagagagaaaatgcATCTTGAAGATGACTTGATGTGGATACCGCCTAAAATGTTGAGCGGTGACCACTGGAAGATGCAGATTTGCATTGCCTATggatataaatttattcacATCTGA